Proteins from a genomic interval of Musa acuminata AAA Group cultivar baxijiao chromosome BXJ1-9, Cavendish_Baxijiao_AAA, whole genome shotgun sequence:
- the LOC103998412 gene encoding uncharacterized protein LOC103998412, whose translation MTTSRRLADRKVAKFQKNITKRGSVSESTAKKGNDYPVGPIVLGFFIFVVIGSSLFQIIRTATSGGMT comes from the exons ATG ACTACCTCAAGGCGCCTTGCTGATAGGAAAGTAGCAAAGTTTCAGAAAAATATAACAAAGAGGGGGTCTGTGTCTGAGTCAACAGCAAAGAAAGGAAACGACTATCCTGTTGGGCCTATTGTTCTCGGGTTCTTTATCTTTGTTGTTATTGGATCGT CGCTGTTTCAGATAATTAGAACAGCAACAAGTGGGGGGATGACATAA